The region CCAGGCGCAGCAGTTCGCCGACCACCACAACGCCATGACCACCGCCCTCGCCACCGGCCAGGGTCTCCCCGACGTCATGGCCATCGAGATCGGCTACGTCGGCAAGTTCGCCGAAGGCCAGGGCCTGGAGAACCTGAACAGCGCCCCCTACAACGCCGCGCAGTACAAGAAACTGTTCACGCCCTTCACCATCGCGCAGGCCACCAGCGCCGACGGCCGCTTCATCGCCATGCCCACCGACATCGGCCCCGGCACCTTCTTCTACCGCAAGGACGTGCTCGACAAGGCCGGCGTGAACCCCCTGACCATGCAGAGCAGCTGGGAAAACTACATCGCCAGCGGCAAGAAGATCAAGCAGAAGACCGGCGCGTACCTCGTGAACACCGCCGCCTCCGTGTACAACCTCGTCATCCGCACCAACCTCAAGTCCGGCGAGGGCATCTACTTCGACAAGCAGAACACCCTGCTCGTCGGGCCCGACAACGCCCGCTTCGTGCGCGCCATGACCCTCGCCAAGCAGGTCCGCGACGCCGGCCTGGACGCCAAGATCGGCGAGTGGAGCAACGAGTGGTACGACGCTTTCAAGAAAGGCACCGTCGCCACGCAGTTCAGCGGCGCGTGGCTGCAGGGCGCCCTGCAGAACTGGATGGCGCCCGACACCAAGGGCCTGTGGCGCGTGCAGAACCTCCCCGAGAAGGGCTTCGCCTCCTGGGGCGGCAGCTTCTACGCCGTGCCCAGCAAGGCCAAGAACAAGCAGTGGGCCTGGGAATTCATCAAGTTCATGACCCTGAACCAGGGTTCGCAGATCACCGCCTTCAAGGACAACGGCGCCTTCCCAGCGCTGATCGCCGCGCAGAAGGACAAGGCCTTCAGCGAACCCGTCGAGTTCCTCGGCGGCCAGAAGGCCCGCGTGCTGTGGCGTGACGCCGCCGCCAAGACCCAGCCCATCGACGTGAACAAGTACGACTCGATCGCCGACCAGATCCTCCAGACCGAACTGACCAACGTCCTCGAACAGGGCAAGGACGTCAAGCAGGCGCTCGCCGACGCCCGCGCCCAGATCGCGCGCCGCGCCCGCTAAGACGGACTCCGATTGAATGGCTGATACAGCCGTTCAATCCGAGCGGATGCGAGGAGGAGAGAAACGGATTCCGGATATGGAGTTGACAGATCGGAACGCCACCGATCTGTCAACGAAATAAACGGAATCCGTATACGACCCCACGCCCCGAGGGGACGCGCGCCGGCCACCGCCGGTCGGCGCGCCCCCCACATTCACGCAAGGACCCGCCATGTCACAGCGAGCCGCTCCCCGCACCTGGAGCTACACGCGTTTTCAGCAGCGCTTCGCGCCGTACCTGTTCGTCAGCCCCTTTTTCATCCTGTTCGCCATCTTCGGCCTGTTCCCGCTGATCTTCAGCCTGTTCCTGGCCTTCCACCTGTGGAGTCCCCTCGACGGCGTCGGCAACTGGAAATTCGTGGGCTTCGAGAACTTCCAGCTGGCCCTGGGGCCCACGGACATGTTCTGGAAATCCCTGAAGAACACCGTCTGGATCGGCCTGCTGTCCGGCATTCCGCAGCACCTCGTGGCGCTGCCGCTGGCATTCATCATCCACCACAGCCTGCGCCGCTTCCAGGGCACGTTCAGCACCATCTTGTTCCTGCCGTACATCACGAACGCCGTGGCGATCGCCATCGTGTTCGCCACGCTGTACTCCGAACGGCTGGGCATCCTGAACTACCTGGGCGGGCAGCTGGGCCTGGACCCCGTGCGCTGGCTGGGCGACCCGAACCTCGTGCCGTACTCGGTCGCGGCCGTGGTGTTCTGGCGCTACGTGGGGTGGAACACCGTGCTGTACCTCTCGGGCCTGCAGGCCATCAGCGAGGACGTGTACGAGGCCGCCACCGTGGACGGCGCCAATGGGTGGCAGAAATTCTGGTACATCACGCTGCCGCTGCTGCGGCCCATGATGTTCTACGCCTTCACCCTGACCATCGTGGGCAGCATGCAGCTGTTCGAGGAACCGTTCATGCTCCTCAACGACGGCGGCGGCAGCGGCGGCGCTGGCCTGACGAGTGCCATGCACATCTTCAACACCGCCTTCCGCGACCTGGACATGGGCTACGCCAGCGCCATGA is a window of Deinococcus grandis DNA encoding:
- a CDS encoding carbohydrate ABC transporter permease, with product MSQRAAPRTWSYTRFQQRFAPYLFVSPFFILFAIFGLFPLIFSLFLAFHLWSPLDGVGNWKFVGFENFQLALGPTDMFWKSLKNTVWIGLLSGIPQHLVALPLAFIIHHSLRRFQGTFSTILFLPYITNAVAIAIVFATLYSERLGILNYLGGQLGLDPVRWLGDPNLVPYSVAAVVFWRYVGWNTVLYLSGLQAISEDVYEAATVDGANGWQKFWYITLPLLRPMMFYAFTLTIVGSMQLFEEPFMLLNDGGGSGGAGLTSAMHIFNTAFRDLDMGYASAMSWLLFLAIFTLSMLNNYLFSRDGGNR
- a CDS encoding ABC transporter substrate-binding protein; this encodes MKKSAAFALATALLLGTAHAQEKVTLTVAAFPSLDSAIKAILPAWTKLHPNVTINLQAQQFADHHNAMTTALATGQGLPDVMAIEIGYVGKFAEGQGLENLNSAPYNAAQYKKLFTPFTIAQATSADGRFIAMPTDIGPGTFFYRKDVLDKAGVNPLTMQSSWENYIASGKKIKQKTGAYLVNTAASVYNLVIRTNLKSGEGIYFDKQNTLLVGPDNARFVRAMTLAKQVRDAGLDAKIGEWSNEWYDAFKKGTVATQFSGAWLQGALQNWMAPDTKGLWRVQNLPEKGFASWGGSFYAVPSKAKNKQWAWEFIKFMTLNQGSQITAFKDNGAFPALIAAQKDKAFSEPVEFLGGQKARVLWRDAAAKTQPIDVNKYDSIADQILQTELTNVLEQGKDVKQALADARAQIARRAR